Proteins encoded by one window of Drosophila melanogaster chromosome X:
- the Idh3a gene encoding isocitrate dehydrogenase 3a, isoform A, which yields MAARFIQKIVNATPAASRSYSSGTKKVTLIPGDGIGPEISAAVQKIFTAANVPIEWEAVDVTPVRGPDGKFGIPQAAIDSVNTNKIGLKGPLMTPVGKGHRSLNLALRKEFNLYANVRPCRSLEGYKTLYDDVDVVTIRENTEGEYSGIEHEIVDGVVQSIKLITEEASKRVAEYAFQYAKNNNRKKVTVVHKANIMRMSDGLFLRCVRDMAQKFPEIQFEEKYLDTVCLNMVQNPGKYDVLVMPNLYGDILSDMCAGLVGGLGLTPSGNMGLNGALFESVHGTAPDIAGKDLANPTALLLSAVMMLRHMELNTYADKIERAAFETIKEGKYLTGDLGGRAKCSEFTNEICAKL from the exons ATGGCTGCTAGATTCATACAGAAAATT GTCAACGCGACTCCCGCCGCCAGCCGGTCCTACTCCTCCGGCACCAAGAAAGTCACCCTCATCCCTGGCGATGGCATCGGACCTGAGATCTCTGCGGCCGTGCAGAAAATCTTCACCGCCGCCAATGTCCCCATCGAGTGGGAGGCCGTGGACGTGACCCCCGTCCGG GGACCCGACGGAAAGTTCGGCATCCCACAGGCCGCCATTGACTCGGTGAACACGAACAAGATCGGCCTGAAGGGTCCTCTGATGACGCCCGTCGGCAAGGGCCATCGGTCTCTGAATCTGGCCCTGCGCAAGGAGTTCAATCTGTACGCCAACGTGCGTCCCTGCCGCAGTCTCGAGGGCTACAAGACGCTGTACGACGATGTGGACGTGGTCACCATCCGTGAGAACACCGAGGGCGAGTACTCCGGCATCGAGCACGAGATCGTCGACGGCGTCGTTCAGAGCATCAAGCTGATCACCGAGGAAGCCTCCAAGCGTGTGGCCGAGTACGCCTTCCAGTACGCCAAGAACAACAACCGCAAGAAGGTCACCGTGGTGCACAAGGCGAACATTAT GCGCATGTCCGATGGTCTCTTCCTGCGCTGCGTCCGCGACATGGCCCAGAAGTTCCCAGAAATCCAGTTCGAAGAGAAGTATCTGGATACGGTGTGCCTGAACATGGTCCAGAACCCCGGAAAATACGACGTGCTG GTCATGCCCAATCTGTACGGTGATATTCTGTCTGACATGTGCGCCGGTTTGGTGGGCGGCCTCGGCCTGACGCCCTCCGGCAACATGGGCCTGAACGGTGCCCTGTTCGAGTCTGTGCACGGAACCGCCCCCGATATTGCCGGCAAGGACCTGGCCAATCCCACTGCCCTGTTGCTGTCGGCGGTCATGATGCTGCGCCACATGGAGCTCAACACGTACGCCGATAAAATCGAGCGTGCCGCCTTCGAGACCATCAAGGAGGGCAAATACCTCACCGGCGATCTGGGCGGCCGTGCCAAGTGCTCCGAGTTCACGAACGAGATCTGTGCCAAGCTGTAG
- the Idh3a gene encoding isocitrate dehydrogenase 3a, isoform D produces the protein MAARFIQKILNQLGLIAARDAPAVTATPAVSQVNATPAASRSYSSGTKKVTLIPGDGIGPEISAAVQKIFTAANVPIEWEAVDVTPVRGPDGKFGIPQAAIDSVNTNKIGLKGPLMTPVGKGHRSLNLALRKEFNLYANVRPCRSLEGYKTLYDDVDVVTIRENTEGEYSGIEHEIVDGVVQSIKLITEEASKRVAEYAFQYAKNNNRKKVTVVHKANIMRMSDGLFLRCVRDMAQKFPEIQFEEKYLDTVCLNMVQNPGKYDVLVMPNLYGDILSDMCAGLVGGLGLTPSGNMGLNGALFESVHGTAPDIAGKDLANPTALLLSAVMMLRHMELNTYADKIERAAFETIKEGKYLTGDLGGRAKCSEFTNEICAKL, from the exons ATGGCTGCTAGATTCATACAGAAAATT CTCAATCAACTGGGTTTGATTGCAGCGCGTGATGCTCCGGCGGTGACTGCGACGCCAGCAGTGAGCCAG GTCAACGCGACTCCCGCCGCCAGCCGGTCCTACTCCTCCGGCACCAAGAAAGTCACCCTCATCCCTGGCGATGGCATCGGACCTGAGATCTCTGCGGCCGTGCAGAAAATCTTCACCGCCGCCAATGTCCCCATCGAGTGGGAGGCCGTGGACGTGACCCCCGTCCGG GGACCCGACGGAAAGTTCGGCATCCCACAGGCCGCCATTGACTCGGTGAACACGAACAAGATCGGCCTGAAGGGTCCTCTGATGACGCCCGTCGGCAAGGGCCATCGGTCTCTGAATCTGGCCCTGCGCAAGGAGTTCAATCTGTACGCCAACGTGCGTCCCTGCCGCAGTCTCGAGGGCTACAAGACGCTGTACGACGATGTGGACGTGGTCACCATCCGTGAGAACACCGAGGGCGAGTACTCCGGCATCGAGCACGAGATCGTCGACGGCGTCGTTCAGAGCATCAAGCTGATCACCGAGGAAGCCTCCAAGCGTGTGGCCGAGTACGCCTTCCAGTACGCCAAGAACAACAACCGCAAGAAGGTCACCGTGGTGCACAAGGCGAACATTAT GCGCATGTCCGATGGTCTCTTCCTGCGCTGCGTCCGCGACATGGCCCAGAAGTTCCCAGAAATCCAGTTCGAAGAGAAGTATCTGGATACGGTGTGCCTGAACATGGTCCAGAACCCCGGAAAATACGACGTGCTG GTCATGCCCAATCTGTACGGTGATATTCTGTCTGACATGTGCGCCGGTTTGGTGGGCGGCCTCGGCCTGACGCCCTCCGGCAACATGGGCCTGAACGGTGCCCTGTTCGAGTCTGTGCACGGAACCGCCCCCGATATTGCCGGCAAGGACCTGGCCAATCCCACTGCCCTGTTGCTGTCGGCGGTCATGATGCTGCGCCACATGGAGCTCAACACGTACGCCGATAAAATCGAGCGTGCCGCCTTCGAGACCATCAAGGAGGGCAAATACCTCACCGGCGATCTGGGCGGCCGTGCCAAGTGCTCCGAGTTCACGAACGAGATCTGTGCCAAGCTGTAG
- the CoRest gene encoding CoRest, isoform C, whose translation MVLAERNTTDVVRNGRRSRGPSPNTHTTGGVTNSASLVGSGNNSGHSGNANANEKTTTAVPGAGTPESSDDDNSTKRNGKSKAKQSEYEEKIRVGRDYQAVCPPLVPEAERRPEQMNERALLVWSPTKEIPDLKLEEYISVAKEKYGYNGEQALGMLFWHKHDLERAVMDLANFTPFPDEWTIEDKVLFEQAFQFHGKSFHRIRQMLPDKSIASLVKYYYSWKKTRHRSSAMDRQEKAIKAVVKDGSENGSEVGSNEESDNDDKIIAVPAHIS comes from the exons ATGGTGTTGGCGGAGCGCAACACCACGGATGTGGTGCGCAACGGGCGCCGTTCGCGCGGCCCCAGTCCCAATACGCACACCACGGGCGGCGTCACCAACAGCGCCAGCCTCGtgggcagcggcaacaacagcggcCACTCCGGGAACGCCAATGCGAACGAGAAGACCACCACAGCTGTGCCAGGTGCAGGCACGCCGGAGAGCTCCGACGACGACAACT CCACCAAACGGAACGGCAAGAGCAAGGCCAAGCAGTCTGAGTACGAAG AGAAAATCCGCGTTGGACGCGACTACCAGGCGGTTTGTCCGCCGCTCGTTCCGGAAGCGGAGCGCCGCCCGGAACAAATGAACGAACGCGCCCTCCTCGTATGGTCGCCCACCAAGGAGATTCCTGATCTGAAAT TGGAGGAGTACATTTCGGTGGCCAAGGAAAAGTACGGCTACAACGGCGAACAGGCATTGGGCATGCTGTTCTGGCACAAACACGATCTGGAGCGTGCCGTAATGGACCTGGCCAACTTCACGCCCTTCCCGGACGAGTGGACCATCGAGGACAAGGTGCTGTTCGAACAGGCCTTCCAGTTCCACGGGAAGAGCTTCCACCGCATCCGCCAGATG CTGCCAGACAAATCCATAGCCAGTTTGGTCAAGTACTACTACTCGTGGAAGAAGACGCGTCACCGCAGCAGCGCCATGGATCGCCAAGAAAAGGCCATCAAGGCGGTGGTCAAGGATGGCTCCGAGAACGGCAGCGAGGTGGGCAGCAACGAGGAGTCTGATAACGATGACAAG ATAATCGCCGTGCCTGCACACATCTCATAA
- the CoRest gene encoding CoRest, isoform H, with translation MVLAERNTTDVVRNGRRSRGPSPNTHTTGGVTNSASLVGSGNNSGHSGNANANEKTTTAVPGAGTPESSDDDNSTKRNGKSKAKQSEYEEKIRVGRDYQAVCPPLVPEAERRPEQMNERALLVWSPTKEIPDLKLEEYISVAKEKYGYNGEQALGMLFWHKHDLERAVMDLANFTPFPDEWTIEDKVLFEQAFQFHGKSFHRIRQMLPDKSIASLVKYYYSWKKTRHRSSAMDRQEKAIKAVVKDGSENGSEVGSNEESDNDDKKGHGTNSTINTIDATTTSTNNSTTNSNTTTPANIIANTINSNHSSSNSGGGGNINNNGEENIQAVGGSNTISNTSNNDMDAEQLSLFAGNAQIEEMMALGLAADRAIGANGGNNNNNGEMGGDPGLMRRMVVGGFCKICNVVCHVLHDSPLGRMCKSCHTHWRRTGNRRPISGPEGNAPRRSTHNCAATADRSKRKPPKGMYINHDDLTALASCGNPSLYLAERERKLTALMAEIQKNRQVMEQLDKECETINVDDVLSKPAAANTESAQPRISARWLPDEIQVALLAIREYGKNFPTIAKVVATKTEAHVRTFYLNNRRRYNLDQIVKEYEAGKSEESGAEEQTEPAVDAAAAGAATASAPSAADSTSAASATADRKQSTENSNNGVETMQESLPKKEDPKKPELAAAVLKIGVAEAADAVATVASSTASGVIGAATSASKPSTSATITIIDESDTATNSSSDVVTTGLATSTGSSALSSTTSAPASKTQTSSEELSAQKSNPASGIAAIGAATGGGQTANSSGSKRDSSVLPVAEQPPAKKIALSTGGGSSVAEFLAN, from the exons ATGGTGTTGGCGGAGCGCAACACCACGGATGTGGTGCGCAACGGGCGCCGTTCGCGCGGCCCCAGTCCCAATACGCACACCACGGGCGGCGTCACCAACAGCGCCAGCCTCGtgggcagcggcaacaacagcggcCACTCCGGGAACGCCAATGCGAACGAGAAGACCACCACAGCTGTGCCAGGTGCAGGCACGCCGGAGAGCTCCGACGACGACAACT CCACCAAACGGAACGGCAAGAGCAAGGCCAAGCAGTCTGAGTACGAAG AGAAAATCCGCGTTGGACGCGACTACCAGGCGGTTTGTCCGCCGCTCGTTCCGGAAGCGGAGCGCCGCCCGGAACAAATGAACGAACGCGCCCTCCTCGTATGGTCGCCCACCAAGGAGATTCCTGATCTGAAAT TGGAGGAGTACATTTCGGTGGCCAAGGAAAAGTACGGCTACAACGGCGAACAGGCATTGGGCATGCTGTTCTGGCACAAACACGATCTGGAGCGTGCCGTAATGGACCTGGCCAACTTCACGCCCTTCCCGGACGAGTGGACCATCGAGGACAAGGTGCTGTTCGAACAGGCCTTCCAGTTCCACGGGAAGAGCTTCCACCGCATCCGCCAGATG CTGCCAGACAAATCCATAGCCAGTTTGGTCAAGTACTACTACTCGTGGAAGAAGACGCGTCACCGCAGCAGCGCCATGGATCGCCAAGAAAAGGCCATCAAGGCGGTGGTCAAGGATGGCTCCGAGAACGGCAGCGAGGTGGGCAGCAACGAGGAGTCTGATAACGATGACAAG AAAGGGCATGGCACAAATAGCACCATAAATACCATCGACGCCACCACGACCTCAACcaacaacagcaccaccaactccaacaccaccacccctGCAAATATCATTGCCAACACGATCAACAGCAACcatagcagcagcaacagcggcggcggtggcaacatcaacaacaacggGGAGGAGAACATCCAGGCCGTCGGCGGGAGCAACACCATCAGCAACACGAGCAACAACGACATGGACGCCGAGCAGTTGTCCCTCTTCGCCGGAAACGCCCAGATCGAGGAGATGATGGCACTCGGCCTAGCCGCTGATAGAGCCATCGGTGCCAatggcggcaacaacaacaacaacggcgaaATGGGGGGCGATCCTGGCCTGATGCGACGCATGGTGGTGGGCGGATTTTGCAAGATTTGCAACGTGGTCTGCCATGTGCTGCACGACTCGCCGCTGGGGCGCATGTGCAAGAGCTGTCACACCCACTGGAG GCGCACGGGCAATCGGCGACCCATTTCCGGGCCGGAGGGCAATGCTCCCCGAAGGTCCACACACAATTGCGCCGCCACTGCCGATCGATCCAAGCGCAAACCGCCCAAGGGCATGTACATCAACCACGATGACCTCACGGCCCTCGCAAGCTGCGGGAATCCCAGTCTCTATTTGGCGGAACGCGAGCGGAAGCTAACAGCGCTCATGGCCGAA ATACAGAAGAATAGGCAAGTAATGGAGCAGCTAGACAAGGAGTGCGAAACCATCAATGTGGATGATGTGCTTTCCAAGCCGGCGGCAGCCAACACCGAATCTGCCCAGCCACGCATCTCTGCCCGTTGGCTGCCGGATGAGATCCAAGTGGCATTGCTCGCGATCCGCGAGTATGGAAAAAACTTTCCT ACGATTGCCAAGGTGGTGGCCACCAAAACGGAGGCGCACGTGCGCACCTTTTACTTAAACAATCGGCGCCGCTACAATCTCGACCAGATCGTAAAGGAGTACGAGGCTGGCAAGTCCGAGGAGTCGGGCGCAGAGGAGCAGACCGAGCCTGCTGTCGACGCAGCCGCGGCTGGCGCCGCAACAGCATCTGCGCCCAGCGCGGCTGATTCTACATCCGCCGCGAGCGCGACAGCAGACAGGAAACAGTCCAccgaaaacagcaacaacggaGTTGAGACCATGCAGGAATCGTTGCCCAAGAAGGAGGACCCTAAGAAGCCGGAGCTGGCAGCGGCTGTGCTCAAGATTGGCGTGGCCGAGGCAGCAGATGCCGTGGCCACTGTGGCATCCAGCACAGCCTCTGGCGTCATCGGTGCCGCCACCTCCGCCAGCAAGCCCAGCACCAGTGCTACAATCACCATTATAGATGAGTCTGACACGGCCACGAACTCGAGCAGCGACGTTGTCACCACTGGACTTGCCACATCCACCGGCTCGTCCGCACTGTCCAGCACAACTAGTGCGCCCGCATCCAAAACGCAGACCAGCAGCGAGGAGTTGTCCGCTCAGAAATCCAATCCCGCGAGCGGGATCGCAGCCATAGGTGCTGCAACGGGCGGTGGCCAGACTGCCAACAGCTCTGGCAGCAAGCGGGATAGCTCTGTATTG CCCGTCGCCGAGCAGCCGCCGGCGAAGAAAATCGCGCTCAGCACCGGAGGCGGAAGCAGCGTCGCAGAGTTCCTGGCCAACTGA
- the CoRest gene encoding CoRest, isoform F, with amino-acid sequence MVLAERNTTDVVRNGRRSRGPSPNTHTTGGVTNSASLVGSGNNSGHSGNANANEKTTTAVPGAGTPESSDDDNSTKRNGKSKAKQSEYEEKIRVGRDYQAVCPPLVPEAERRPEQMNERALLVWSPTKEIPDLKLEEYISVAKEKYGYNGEQALGMLFWHKHDLERAVMDLANFTPFPDEWTIEDKVLFEQAFQFHGKSFHRIRQMLPDKSIASLVKYYYSWKKTRHRSSAMDRQEKAIKAVVKDGSENGSEVGSNEESDNDDKIQKNRQVMEQLDKECETINVDDVLSKPAAANTESAQPRISARWLPDEIQVALLAIREYGKNFPTIAKVVATKTEAHVRTFYLNNRRRYNLDQIVKEYEAGKSEESGAEEQTEPAVDAAAAGAATASAPSAADSTSAASATADRKQSTENSNNGVETMQESLPKKEDPKKPELAAAVLKIGVAEAADAVATVASSTASGVIGAATSASKPSTSATITIIDESDTATNSSSDVVTTGLATSTGSSALSSTTSAPASKTQTSSEELSAQKSNPASGIAAIGAATGGGQTANSSGSKRDSSVLPVAEQPPAKKIALSTGGGSSVAEFLAN; translated from the exons ATGGTGTTGGCGGAGCGCAACACCACGGATGTGGTGCGCAACGGGCGCCGTTCGCGCGGCCCCAGTCCCAATACGCACACCACGGGCGGCGTCACCAACAGCGCCAGCCTCGtgggcagcggcaacaacagcggcCACTCCGGGAACGCCAATGCGAACGAGAAGACCACCACAGCTGTGCCAGGTGCAGGCACGCCGGAGAGCTCCGACGACGACAACT CCACCAAACGGAACGGCAAGAGCAAGGCCAAGCAGTCTGAGTACGAAG AGAAAATCCGCGTTGGACGCGACTACCAGGCGGTTTGTCCGCCGCTCGTTCCGGAAGCGGAGCGCCGCCCGGAACAAATGAACGAACGCGCCCTCCTCGTATGGTCGCCCACCAAGGAGATTCCTGATCTGAAAT TGGAGGAGTACATTTCGGTGGCCAAGGAAAAGTACGGCTACAACGGCGAACAGGCATTGGGCATGCTGTTCTGGCACAAACACGATCTGGAGCGTGCCGTAATGGACCTGGCCAACTTCACGCCCTTCCCGGACGAGTGGACCATCGAGGACAAGGTGCTGTTCGAACAGGCCTTCCAGTTCCACGGGAAGAGCTTCCACCGCATCCGCCAGATG CTGCCAGACAAATCCATAGCCAGTTTGGTCAAGTACTACTACTCGTGGAAGAAGACGCGTCACCGCAGCAGCGCCATGGATCGCCAAGAAAAGGCCATCAAGGCGGTGGTCAAGGATGGCTCCGAGAACGGCAGCGAGGTGGGCAGCAACGAGGAGTCTGATAACGATGACAAG ATACAGAAGAATAGGCAAGTAATGGAGCAGCTAGACAAGGAGTGCGAAACCATCAATGTGGATGATGTGCTTTCCAAGCCGGCGGCAGCCAACACCGAATCTGCCCAGCCACGCATCTCTGCCCGTTGGCTGCCGGATGAGATCCAAGTGGCATTGCTCGCGATCCGCGAGTATGGAAAAAACTTTCCT ACGATTGCCAAGGTGGTGGCCACCAAAACGGAGGCGCACGTGCGCACCTTTTACTTAAACAATCGGCGCCGCTACAATCTCGACCAGATCGTAAAGGAGTACGAGGCTGGCAAGTCCGAGGAGTCGGGCGCAGAGGAGCAGACCGAGCCTGCTGTCGACGCAGCCGCGGCTGGCGCCGCAACAGCATCTGCGCCCAGCGCGGCTGATTCTACATCCGCCGCGAGCGCGACAGCAGACAGGAAACAGTCCAccgaaaacagcaacaacggaGTTGAGACCATGCAGGAATCGTTGCCCAAGAAGGAGGACCCTAAGAAGCCGGAGCTGGCAGCGGCTGTGCTCAAGATTGGCGTGGCCGAGGCAGCAGATGCCGTGGCCACTGTGGCATCCAGCACAGCCTCTGGCGTCATCGGTGCCGCCACCTCCGCCAGCAAGCCCAGCACCAGTGCTACAATCACCATTATAGATGAGTCTGACACGGCCACGAACTCGAGCAGCGACGTTGTCACCACTGGACTTGCCACATCCACCGGCTCGTCCGCACTGTCCAGCACAACTAGTGCGCCCGCATCCAAAACGCAGACCAGCAGCGAGGAGTTGTCCGCTCAGAAATCCAATCCCGCGAGCGGGATCGCAGCCATAGGTGCTGCAACGGGCGGTGGCCAGACTGCCAACAGCTCTGGCAGCAAGCGGGATAGCTCTGTATTG CCCGTCGCCGAGCAGCCGCCGGCGAAGAAAATCGCGCTCAGCACCGGAGGCGGAAGCAGCGTCGCAGAGTTCCTGGCCAACTGA
- the CoRest gene encoding CoRest, isoform E — MVLAERNTTDVVRNGRRSRGPSPNTHTTGGVTNSASLVGSGNNSGHSGNANANEKTTTAVPGAGTPESSDDDNSTKRNGKSKAKQSEYEEKIRVGRDYQAVCPPLVPEAERRPEQMNERALLVWSPTKEIPDLKLEEYISVAKEKYGYNGEQALGMLFWHKHDLERAVMDLANFTPFPDEWTIEDKVLFEQAFQFHGKSFHRIRQMLPDKSIASLVKYYYSWKKTRHRSSAMDRQEKAIKAVVKDGSENGSEVGSNEESDNDDKKNRQVMEQLDKECETINVDDVLSKPAAANTESAQPRISARWLPDEIQVALLAIREYGKNFPTIAKVVATKTEAHVRTFYLNNRRRYNLDQIVKEYEAGKSEESGAEEQTEPAVDAAAAGAATASAPSAADSTSAASATADRKQSTENSNNGVETMQESLPKKEDPKKPELAAAVLKIGVAEAADAVATVASSTASGVIGAATSASKPSTSATITIIDESDTATNSSSDVVTTGLATSTGSSALSSTTSAPASKTQTSSEELSAQKSNPASGIAAIGAATGGGQTANSSGSKRDSSVLPVAEQPPAKKIALSTGGGSSVAEFLAN, encoded by the exons ATGGTGTTGGCGGAGCGCAACACCACGGATGTGGTGCGCAACGGGCGCCGTTCGCGCGGCCCCAGTCCCAATACGCACACCACGGGCGGCGTCACCAACAGCGCCAGCCTCGtgggcagcggcaacaacagcggcCACTCCGGGAACGCCAATGCGAACGAGAAGACCACCACAGCTGTGCCAGGTGCAGGCACGCCGGAGAGCTCCGACGACGACAACT CCACCAAACGGAACGGCAAGAGCAAGGCCAAGCAGTCTGAGTACGAAG AGAAAATCCGCGTTGGACGCGACTACCAGGCGGTTTGTCCGCCGCTCGTTCCGGAAGCGGAGCGCCGCCCGGAACAAATGAACGAACGCGCCCTCCTCGTATGGTCGCCCACCAAGGAGATTCCTGATCTGAAAT TGGAGGAGTACATTTCGGTGGCCAAGGAAAAGTACGGCTACAACGGCGAACAGGCATTGGGCATGCTGTTCTGGCACAAACACGATCTGGAGCGTGCCGTAATGGACCTGGCCAACTTCACGCCCTTCCCGGACGAGTGGACCATCGAGGACAAGGTGCTGTTCGAACAGGCCTTCCAGTTCCACGGGAAGAGCTTCCACCGCATCCGCCAGATG CTGCCAGACAAATCCATAGCCAGTTTGGTCAAGTACTACTACTCGTGGAAGAAGACGCGTCACCGCAGCAGCGCCATGGATCGCCAAGAAAAGGCCATCAAGGCGGTGGTCAAGGATGGCTCCGAGAACGGCAGCGAGGTGGGCAGCAACGAGGAGTCTGATAACGATGACAAG AAGAATAGGCAAGTAATGGAGCAGCTAGACAAGGAGTGCGAAACCATCAATGTGGATGATGTGCTTTCCAAGCCGGCGGCAGCCAACACCGAATCTGCCCAGCCACGCATCTCTGCCCGTTGGCTGCCGGATGAGATCCAAGTGGCATTGCTCGCGATCCGCGAGTATGGAAAAAACTTTCCT ACGATTGCCAAGGTGGTGGCCACCAAAACGGAGGCGCACGTGCGCACCTTTTACTTAAACAATCGGCGCCGCTACAATCTCGACCAGATCGTAAAGGAGTACGAGGCTGGCAAGTCCGAGGAGTCGGGCGCAGAGGAGCAGACCGAGCCTGCTGTCGACGCAGCCGCGGCTGGCGCCGCAACAGCATCTGCGCCCAGCGCGGCTGATTCTACATCCGCCGCGAGCGCGACAGCAGACAGGAAACAGTCCAccgaaaacagcaacaacggaGTTGAGACCATGCAGGAATCGTTGCCCAAGAAGGAGGACCCTAAGAAGCCGGAGCTGGCAGCGGCTGTGCTCAAGATTGGCGTGGCCGAGGCAGCAGATGCCGTGGCCACTGTGGCATCCAGCACAGCCTCTGGCGTCATCGGTGCCGCCACCTCCGCCAGCAAGCCCAGCACCAGTGCTACAATCACCATTATAGATGAGTCTGACACGGCCACGAACTCGAGCAGCGACGTTGTCACCACTGGACTTGCCACATCCACCGGCTCGTCCGCACTGTCCAGCACAACTAGTGCGCCCGCATCCAAAACGCAGACCAGCAGCGAGGAGTTGTCCGCTCAGAAATCCAATCCCGCGAGCGGGATCGCAGCCATAGGTGCTGCAACGGGCGGTGGCCAGACTGCCAACAGCTCTGGCAGCAAGCGGGATAGCTCTGTATTG CCCGTCGCCGAGCAGCCGCCGGCGAAGAAAATCGCGCTCAGCACCGGAGGCGGAAGCAGCGTCGCAGAGTTCCTGGCCAACTGA
- the CoRest gene encoding CoRest, isoform K, producing MVLAERNTTDVVRNGRRSRGPSPNTHTTGGVTNSASLVGSGNNSGHSGNANANEKTTTAVPGAGTPESSDDDNSTKRNGKSKAKQSEYEEKIRVGRDYQAVCPPLVPEAERRPEQMNERALLVWSPTKEIPDLKLEEYISVAKEKYGYNGEQALGMLFWHKHDLERAVMDLANFTPFPDEWTIEDKVLFEQAFQFHGKSFHRIRQMLPDKSIASLVKYYYSWKKTRHRSSAMDRQEKAIKAVVKDGSENGSEVGSNEESDNDDKVIIC from the exons ATGGTGTTGGCGGAGCGCAACACCACGGATGTGGTGCGCAACGGGCGCCGTTCGCGCGGCCCCAGTCCCAATACGCACACCACGGGCGGCGTCACCAACAGCGCCAGCCTCGtgggcagcggcaacaacagcggcCACTCCGGGAACGCCAATGCGAACGAGAAGACCACCACAGCTGTGCCAGGTGCAGGCACGCCGGAGAGCTCCGACGACGACAACT CCACCAAACGGAACGGCAAGAGCAAGGCCAAGCAGTCTGAGTACGAAG AGAAAATCCGCGTTGGACGCGACTACCAGGCGGTTTGTCCGCCGCTCGTTCCGGAAGCGGAGCGCCGCCCGGAACAAATGAACGAACGCGCCCTCCTCGTATGGTCGCCCACCAAGGAGATTCCTGATCTGAAAT TGGAGGAGTACATTTCGGTGGCCAAGGAAAAGTACGGCTACAACGGCGAACAGGCATTGGGCATGCTGTTCTGGCACAAACACGATCTGGAGCGTGCCGTAATGGACCTGGCCAACTTCACGCCCTTCCCGGACGAGTGGACCATCGAGGACAAGGTGCTGTTCGAACAGGCCTTCCAGTTCCACGGGAAGAGCTTCCACCGCATCCGCCAGATG CTGCCAGACAAATCCATAGCCAGTTTGGTCAAGTACTACTACTCGTGGAAGAAGACGCGTCACCGCAGCAGCGCCATGGATCGCCAAGAAAAGGCCATCAAGGCGGTGGTCAAGGATGGCTCCGAGAACGGCAGCGAGGTGGGCAGCAACGAGGAGTCTGATAACGATGACAAGGTAATTATCTGTTAG
- the CoRest gene encoding CoRest, isoform J yields MDEIFSLYCTIQKNRQVMEQLDKECETINVDDVLSKPAAANTESAQPRISARWLPDEIQVALLAIREYGKNFPTIAKVVATKTEAHVRTFYLNNRRRYNLDQIVKEYEAGKSEESGAEEQTEPAVDAAAAGAATASAPSAADSTSAASATADRKQSTENSNNGVETMQESLPKKEDPKKPELAAAVLKIGVAEAADAVATVASSTASGVIGAATSASKPSTSATITIIDESDTATNSSSDVVTTGLATSTGSSALSSTTSAPASKTQTSSEELSAQKSNPASGIAAIGAATGGGQTANSSGSKRDSSVLPVAEQPPAKKIALSTGGGSSVAEFLAN; encoded by the exons ATGGATGAGATTTTCAGTTTATATTGCACA ATACAGAAGAATAGGCAAGTAATGGAGCAGCTAGACAAGGAGTGCGAAACCATCAATGTGGATGATGTGCTTTCCAAGCCGGCGGCAGCCAACACCGAATCTGCCCAGCCACGCATCTCTGCCCGTTGGCTGCCGGATGAGATCCAAGTGGCATTGCTCGCGATCCGCGAGTATGGAAAAAACTTTCCT ACGATTGCCAAGGTGGTGGCCACCAAAACGGAGGCGCACGTGCGCACCTTTTACTTAAACAATCGGCGCCGCTACAATCTCGACCAGATCGTAAAGGAGTACGAGGCTGGCAAGTCCGAGGAGTCGGGCGCAGAGGAGCAGACCGAGCCTGCTGTCGACGCAGCCGCGGCTGGCGCCGCAACAGCATCTGCGCCCAGCGCGGCTGATTCTACATCCGCCGCGAGCGCGACAGCAGACAGGAAACAGTCCAccgaaaacagcaacaacggaGTTGAGACCATGCAGGAATCGTTGCCCAAGAAGGAGGACCCTAAGAAGCCGGAGCTGGCAGCGGCTGTGCTCAAGATTGGCGTGGCCGAGGCAGCAGATGCCGTGGCCACTGTGGCATCCAGCACAGCCTCTGGCGTCATCGGTGCCGCCACCTCCGCCAGCAAGCCCAGCACCAGTGCTACAATCACCATTATAGATGAGTCTGACACGGCCACGAACTCGAGCAGCGACGTTGTCACCACTGGACTTGCCACATCCACCGGCTCGTCCGCACTGTCCAGCACAACTAGTGCGCCCGCATCCAAAACGCAGACCAGCAGCGAGGAGTTGTCCGCTCAGAAATCCAATCCCGCGAGCGGGATCGCAGCCATAGGTGCTGCAACGGGCGGTGGCCAGACTGCCAACAGCTCTGGCAGCAAGCGGGATAGCTCTGTATTG CCCGTCGCCGAGCAGCCGCCGGCGAAGAAAATCGCGCTCAGCACCGGAGGCGGAAGCAGCGTCGCAGAGTTCCTGGCCAACTGA